One Chionomys nivalis chromosome 15, mChiNiv1.1, whole genome shotgun sequence genomic window, ttgtgaaaggtgatgtttctctgattttcctctcagcttctttttttgtctgttttttattttttaaacttttaatgatgtaaacaaaaatataccTAAAAGCGAAGCTTCTGGAAAAACCACTTGTTCTTCCCTGTCTTGTATCGTTCCTCAAATTTGACCTTGGCTTCCCACCTTGCCTTGCGTTTTAGGGCTGGGTTCCTAAAGACATCCTTTTTGACAACAGTTTTGTTCAGGGGGATGTCCACAGAGTACCTTGTGGGCATCAGGTGGTTGTAGTTATAAACCTTCACAAAAGACTTGATCTTGGATCTCTTGGAGACTTTCTTCTTGCCCATAGCAGCTGTCACTTTTCGGGGATAGCAGTCAATTCCAGCCACCAGGGCATGGCTGTAAGGGCAGTCTGAGGTGCCATTATCAATGTTCTTTATGATGACGGCTTTGCGTCCGGAGTAGCATCCATCCAGGACGAGCACCACTTTCCCGAGTTTCATGAACTTGCCCATTTTGACAGTGAGCAGCTGGTTCCCAGTAGCtcctctcagtttctttatcctttgtgtataggaggactgctgatttttttgagttggtcgtgtatcctgccacatcactgaaggtatgtatcagctctaggagttctctggtagagcttttgg contains:
- the LOC130887523 gene encoding 60S ribosomal protein L27-like is translated as MGKFMKLGKVVLVLDGCYSGRKAVIIKNIDNGTSDCPYSHALVAGIDCYPRKVTAAMGKKKVSKRSKIKSFVKVYNYNHLMPTRYSVDIPLNKTVVKKDVFRNPALKRKARWEAKVKFEERYKTGKNKWFFQKLRF